Within the Setaria viridis chromosome 3, Setaria_viridis_v4.0, whole genome shotgun sequence genome, the region AGGAGCTCCAGTTTTTTTCTGGAAGAAGCTGACTTCTTAGGAGAGAAAGAATCAGCCGACTTTTCCAATACTGGATGCATCGGATCTACAGACATCACCACGACAAAGTGGACAAACCCTGGAAAGAGAAAACAGATTCATATCAGCAGAAAGTCTTTATGAAGCAAAGGTTTTTTACGAATTCCTGAGTAATTAAATTCTGATGAAATTTATGGCCAGCTAAGTCTTCAGTCAACAAGATGTTCCAGTGAAGATATCAATAGAGTAAAGTGCATGGCCGGTCCTCAAACTTGTTTGGCCGTGTCACTTAGGTCCccatactctcaaaatgcatatctggcTCACTAAACTTGGGCTCGGGTGTCATTTAGATCCCTATACTCTCAAAATCCAGATCTCACACCCTAAACTCAGCTTCGGGTGTCATATAGATCCCTAAACTCTTGAAATGCAGTGTCATCCCACTAATCGAATATGATAAGATCAAATTTTATGCTTTAAAGCAAGCCATCACTTTCATTGACACATTTCTTATTGGCCCTTCCATCTCCCAATTTTTGTCCAATAATTTATCTTATAAATCCTTGATTTCAGTTTAGTAAGTGTAACTAagagttattcaaatttgaacaatcTTCCAAGAATAATTGAGCACACCTGTCATGTGCACCTAGCAAGTTAAGATATTGCCTccaaaataaaagattatcAATCTTTCTGGATTCATCATATCAATATTCTCCACACACGTTGAGCTGAAATTCACTTTATTTGACTATAGTTAAATTATATCtatataaaaataagtttttatcaatttaattGAGATGACAATGCTTTTGAAAAGTATATGGACCTACATGACACCTGAAGCTAAGTTTAGGGGGCTAGATCTGCATTCTGAGAGTATAGGGACTTAAATGACACCCGAGCCAGCCAGGTATGCATTTTGACAGTATGGACACCTAAGTGATACAGCTGGACAAGTTTAAGTACCGGCCATGCACTTTACTCTATTATCTAAACACTGATATCAGCTTTTGGTCCTTCAATTTGAGGTCTGGTGTAGATCAAGATAATTTTAACAAGGAAAGGAAAGCAAAAACCTTCAATTAGTAAGCTCAAGTGAGAATTTAAACAACACAGGCACAAATGGGTAAGCATTTTTCCCTGATAAATGCATACAATCCTATTTAAGTCCATCAGTCAATTGTGGTTTAAATATTCGAGGGACCCTTAAATAACAAAATATCGAGGAGAAGACATGGTTAACATAAACCACTAGTGTTCTTGGTCATGTTTTGAGTATTCTCGTGGCGCGCCTGTTTGTTAATTTTTTGGTGTGTGTGGGGGGTGAGTTTTGTACTCAGGTTGGGCCCTAACCGGATCCGCTGTATGCTATCTtctttcttaatgaaatgacatgcagctctcctgcgttgttcgagaaaaaaacatAAACCACTAGGGGGAAAAAAGACCATCAATGGTTTGCTGCCTTATAATGCCAATCACGATTTATATGTGTCAAACTAGTCTGGAAGCAGCACAATGATGATACTCAGTACTAATGCATCTTAGCTATATGTTGATGCTGACAGTAAATGACAGATTTTGAGGGTGTAAAATAGTGATTTAATTTTATAACAAATGTAGTCCAGATCACTTGCAAGAAACTCACAAGTTCACAATTGCAAAGCATGTCTTTTGTTAAAGATTGTCAATTGTCTCATAAAGTCATAATGTCACACAACATCAAGGATAGCTACAGACTACAGAGCTGTCATGTTAAGGAGGTAATCATAGCATGTTGATTCTGCAATTATGAGACAATTAAAGCAATTCGCAGAGCTGTCAAAGAAAAAAGTCAAAGAAAGTTCATTGctgaaaaagaggaagaaaagcaTACCTGTGAATCTCTTTTAGCCATTTATCTACACATGTTAGATGAAATTCATGATTACATGGAAGTATACGGACACAGTCTCCCTCCTCATATTCAACAAGGCAAATGTAGCATCTGCATTGAGGGGGGAAATGAGATGTGGCACAATAATACATGGTTGCAAGGTTGAAGGACAAGTACCCAGACGGATAATGTTAAGTCCCACTCTCATAAAACATACAGTTGCGAGACAGCTGGAAATGAGCTACCAACTTAAATGCAACAGTAGAGGCCATATGTGCATTGCAAAACTTTTCAAGCAAGCCTTTTTCCACACATACAAACAGTTCTTTTTTGTTGGGGGCATGAATGATAGATTAAAATATATGATGGTATGAGCAAATTGGGACAGTTTAGCTTTAAGCTCCTGGGAGGCTGGGATCATTCATTTGATTGCAAATTAACAGCTTAGGTATGAGTGCTGCATGATCATGCTTTATATGCTACCTTATGTCTCATTTGCTGACATTAAAATTGAGCTTTATGATTAACTGTCTATCATGTGCAAGGATATCATGTTATTAAGTAGAGCCAAAAGTACAACTAATCATGCTTATGAAAAAGTGAATCACATGACTAAAGCTGTTTAAAATTCATATATTTaagtaaaaaaattcaaaagttaTTCCAAACAAGCCATGATGCCTTACTGTGCAGCCTCCTCAGTTCGATGTTTCAATGGCTTCCTATAAACCTTAACAGGAAGACACTCAACAATCTCCCTTGGAGCAGGAACAGATCCAATTGAAGAAAAtgatggtcttgatgatgataatgCAGCAGACTGCTGGTGGATTTCATCTAGAACCTGAAAGTCATAATAGTATCCATGCAAGTTAGCATCTTTCTCTAGTCAAGAACAGAACTAACTAGAAACACTAGCAGAACATACCTCAAAAAGTGCTTCTGCTAACATAACAATTCTTGATATGCTAGCCCTTGTGCCAGTTTCTTCATCAGGATTACCTGGTCGACCGCTTGTTCTGCAGTTGCAATTTCCAGTTCTATGCTGACCAGATAGAATGCAGGATCTCTCATGACCAGATAAATTTTCAAACCTGCTGCCCAATCTTTGGAGAGCTCTGACCTGTTaagatagcaaaagttatgtaaaACGCAGAGGTTATAAGCAAGGTAAAAAATAGTTGAACTCCAGATCACCTGAGATcgtatcctcctcctcctttcaagAAAAGCTGATCTGCGCTCCAGTAGATCCCGATTATTTGCTTCTCTCAAGGTCTCGGAGCTCGAATTGTACACGCTGTTGGTTGAAGGATCAGAGCGCAGTTCTGAACTTCTATCTGAATTAGTCCTTTGCATCATTGCTGAATCCTGCCTAGCACTACCATTTCCTGATGGCCACACTGCTCTATCATAAAGAAGTGAATGGGTGAATAGCCCATCGGAGAACGGAGTCCTCCTGAGAACTCTGTCACGAAGCCGCCCAACGCTTAACGTTCGGCTAAATCGAACACTGCCTTCGAAAGGCTCCTGGGATCCCGTCCTTCTATAGGAGTTCCTCAAGCTAGCACCTTCAGATTCTAGTAGATTTCTCCTAGCCTGACGAGCTGCTCTAGCTTGTGCTGTGACACTATCTCTAAGCATATCCAGAGTCGAATCGATCCCAGCAGTAAGCGCACCACCTTGTTGGGCGATAACTGCATCAGAAGAATTGTTCGCCTCTCCATGGCTTTCACCTGGATTAGCTGAAGATAGGCCTGATGACAGAATAGAGCAAGCTACGGATGATCCCAAGCTGACAGCCCTACTCAATCCAAAGTTGGAACCAAAACGTGGTCTTGGCCTGTCAGAAGGATTTGGCAATTGactggctgcagctgctgctgtgctAGTGGCAGCAGCATTCTGTAGCGCATCATCATCTTGGTCTCTCTCACTATCTGATGAAGGCGCTGCTGTCTCTTCACCTGGGCGAGATTTAGGCACTGTGACAGCATCTTCATCAGATTTTGCGGAGTGAATGAGTGAAGGCAGGCTTGCAGTCTCCCCTCCCTTGTTAGACTGGAAACATACAAATCCATCATTTAACTATAACAGCAATCGAAACCAGGAACCACAAATACACGAAGTTGATAATTCAAAACAAAGCAACGTATCTAGATCCAACAAGTTGCATAGTTCATTCATAAACGATAGTGCATTGTAGCATATCACGTACAAGAAGTTTAAATTCATGTACTCCCAGGTCGCCAACTACTCCATCATATGAAATAATCGAAGAGTACCAAACAGTCTATCAAAGAGAAGACAGTAATTGACCGAGAGGAACTTTTGTGACACATCAAGCTAATCAGAATTGGCTTATtccaacaacaaaaaaagagtTCAGAATCCAGTTTTTTAAATTTGAAACGAAATTATGAAGCCATTGAACAATCCCCAATCCCACAGAAATGGTCGTTCACAAACCGAGAGTCGCTTCTCGATTCACGGAGCAATAAATTCGCGACAACGAGATCTACCACACATCCGCATTCCATTTGTGGAAACGTCCTTCCCTCACCCTTTTTCACGACGCTTCTACCAGCCGCGCAGATTCGCAGCATTCTACCAGCAACGCAAACGAGACGAAGATGCCGGGACAGCGAGCGCCCTCACCTcaaccgccggcggcggggcagcggaAGCGTCGCCTTCGCCCGGCGTCGTGGAGCCGCGGAAGCAGGAGGAgctcggcagcggcagcaggctcctcgcccgccgccccttGGAGCTCCCATTCCCCCTCTTAacctcgccgccgacctccgATGCCGCCGAGGAAGACGACaacgacgaggaggcggcggcggccttgctgCCCCCAGATCCCATCACGCACCAGCCTGCAGCACCCCCACACCGCACCTTACAGATCCACGGATCGGCCCTGAGCGCACGCCATTGCCCGGCCTCCACGCCTCACTTCCCCGAGGCGGCGCCTGGGTGCGGGTGGCCGCGTGCGCGACGCCTCGGTGGGCGCGAACGGGGACCTCGGCCGATGCAGCTCCTGCCTCCCACCGCTTCAGACGCTAGCGTAGCTTGGCTACACGCTAGGCCGCTAGGGAGATGACAgatgagaggagagagaagggagggaggctTGGGTAAAATTTTTGATTCGATTGCGAGTGGAGTTTGATTGGATGGTTTACTCGTTGGATAATAATGGCGTCCTCTACTCCGCCCTTGTGGAGTTGAGCCTGAGATGAGTGTGCAATAATGCGCTCGCCTCGTTCGCTGCGACAGGGCCTTCGCTTCTTGCATTAAAGAATTCTTCGTTCCATTTTtattgtttcttctgctattgAATGCGGGGTGTGGATGCAGTGGAGAGTGTTGCGAGCGGAGAATTCAAAAAGATGGCAAGCGAGGCTATTTTTTCAAAAGACAATCTAAAATTTTGCTGTTGATGCAggaggagattttttttttcatttttgtctCGTTATTATTTGATAAAAGGTGGGTCAGGAGGTGCCCATAGGCCTTAGCCAAGCGTGCCAAGAGTTCAACAGACACCTCAtggaagtatttttttttgtgaaatttgCTTTAGTATTTTGTGGTTTATTTCTCTCGCAAATCACAATGTCGTCCCGTTTCATTGAACCCCTTGCTATTTTCAGCTTTTGTCGTTGCTCACTCCGCTAGAGGCCCGTGGCGTGTTCATTTCTCAAAGACAAGCCCATCAACTCtgattataaaaaaaacatca harbors:
- the LOC117849743 gene encoding uncharacterized protein, giving the protein MGSGGSKAAAASSSLSSSSAASEVGGEVKRGNGSSKGRRARSLLPLPSSSCFRGSTTPGEGDASAAPPPAVESNKGGETASLPSLIHSAKSDEDAVTVPKSRPGEETAAPSSDSERDQDDDALQNAAATSTAAAAASQLPNPSDRPRPRFGSNFGLSRAVSLGSSVACSILSSGLSSANPGESHGEANNSSDAVIAQQGGALTAGIDSTLDMLRDSVTAQARAARQARRNLLESEGASLRNSYRRTGSQEPFEGSVRFSRTLSVGRLRDRVLRRTPFSDGLFTHSLLYDRAVWPSGNGSARQDSAMMQRTNSDRSSELRSDPSTNSVYNSSSETLREANNRDLLERRSAFLERRRRIRSQVRALQRLGSRFENLSGHERSCILSGQHRTGNCNCRTSGRPGNPDEETGTRASISRIVMLAEALFEVLDEIHQQSAALSSSRPSFSSIGSVPAPREIVECLPVKVYRKPLKHRTEEAAQCYICLVEYEEGDCVRILPCNHEFHLTCVDKWLKEIHRVCPLCRGDVCRSDASSIGKVG